In one window of Tumebacillus algifaecis DNA:
- a CDS encoding sirohydrochlorin chelatase: MTTTGILLVAHGSIVPGAEADVEQLARFLRAATGIPTVEIGYLEYTEPSLQAAVKVCLAQGLTDLLVVPYFLTDGYLCKKALRIVREALGGTDLLLYETNPLGGAPELIEAMLEAVARAERV, from the coding sequence ATGACCACAACAGGAATTTTACTCGTTGCCCACGGCAGCATCGTGCCAGGAGCAGAAGCGGATGTGGAGCAGTTGGCCCGATTTTTGCGGGCGGCGACGGGGATACCAACGGTGGAAATCGGCTACCTTGAATATACAGAACCCTCGCTCCAAGCGGCGGTCAAGGTCTGTTTAGCCCAAGGCTTGACAGACCTTTTGGTAGTGCCGTATTTTTTAACGGATGGTTATTTATGCAAAAAAGCGCTTCGCATCGTGCGAGAAGCGCTTGGTGGTACCGATCTGTTGTTGTATGAAACCAATCCGCTCGGTGGTGCACCCGAGTTGATCGAAGCGATGCTCGAGGCAGTTGCACGAGCGGAGCGGGTGTAA
- a CDS encoding DUF1284 domain-containing protein, translated as MAISLRGHHLLCLLGYRGMGYSDAYVDNMTVVYSTLLSDPQTTCKIVSGPDQLCACFPADGEYHCEDRNVAERDALILQRLGLTPGQLVTWEDILARVARSLQPDDLLEICSTCPWLEYGVCQEGVQKVVSGQTLPVVRPKVYGVDVDAETRCKHYHSPVDIIALKFGCCERYYPCYECHLEVADHQPEPWPKSRFDEPAVLCGACGHELTVHEYKNCESRCPTCGAAFNPGCQLHHSLYFES; from the coding sequence ATGGCGATCTCCTTGCGTGGACATCATCTGCTCTGTTTGCTCGGCTATCGAGGGATGGGCTATTCGGATGCTTATGTGGACAACATGACCGTCGTCTACAGCACGTTGCTTAGCGACCCGCAAACAACTTGTAAAATCGTGAGCGGACCGGATCAGCTCTGCGCCTGTTTTCCAGCGGACGGCGAGTATCATTGTGAGGATCGAAATGTGGCGGAGCGCGACGCCTTGATCTTGCAACGGCTGGGTCTCACCCCCGGTCAGCTCGTGACATGGGAGGACATTCTCGCCCGGGTGGCCCGCTCCTTACAGCCGGACGACCTGCTGGAGATCTGCTCCACCTGCCCGTGGCTCGAGTACGGCGTCTGTCAGGAAGGTGTGCAAAAAGTGGTGTCTGGCCAAACGCTGCCTGTCGTCCGCCCCAAAGTGTACGGAGTGGACGTCGATGCCGAGACGCGGTGCAAACACTATCACAGTCCCGTGGACATCATCGCTTTGAAGTTCGGGTGCTGCGAGCGCTACTATCCATGCTATGAGTGCCATCTTGAAGTGGCCGACCATCAACCAGAGCCTTGGCCGAAATCGCGTTTTGACGAACCGGCTGTGCTTTGCGGTGCTTGTGGTCACGAACTGACCGTTCATGAATACAAGAACTGTGAGTCCCGTTGCCCTACCTGCGGTGCTGCCTTCAATCCAGGCTGTCAGTTGCACCACTCCCTCTATTTTGAATCCTAA
- the liaF gene encoding cell wall-active antibiotics response protein LiaF, whose translation MGNRLFGFILVIIGFIFVVPNFGWFGVDTIGESFATFWPLFLIWAGVSGLFNGWNRRQKKISFSPLVAIMIGVLFLLDKVGIAPFSTWIVPGVLILFGVTLLFGRRPIGKVSIIRDGFGRDGSWSHESGGNVTRIKCKIGDLYVGGTDWQLKDTFIEQKVGAVRIDLTETVIPLGETLLEVECKMGDVDVVFPEGLAVMVEARVKIGSMRLFDQSNTGGVLFFQSPGYEEAERKVRMFAEVNIGDLDVKRA comes from the coding sequence ATGGGCAATCGACTGTTTGGGTTTATTTTGGTGATCATCGGTTTTATTTTTGTGGTACCGAACTTTGGATGGTTTGGCGTGGACACGATCGGTGAGTCATTCGCGACGTTTTGGCCGCTGTTTCTGATCTGGGCTGGCGTGTCAGGTCTGTTCAACGGTTGGAACAGACGCCAGAAGAAAATATCGTTTTCGCCGCTGGTAGCCATTATGATCGGTGTGCTGTTCCTGCTCGATAAAGTGGGAATTGCGCCGTTCTCGACGTGGATTGTGCCCGGCGTGTTGATCCTGTTCGGTGTGACGCTGCTGTTTGGACGCCGTCCGATCGGCAAGGTGTCGATCATCCGCGATGGCTTCGGGCGCGATGGAAGCTGGTCGCATGAGAGCGGCGGCAACGTGACGAGGATCAAATGCAAGATTGGCGACCTATACGTCGGCGGTACGGACTGGCAGTTGAAAGATACGTTCATCGAGCAGAAAGTCGGCGCGGTCCGCATCGATCTCACCGAGACGGTGATTCCGCTGGGCGAGACACTGCTTGAGGTGGAATGCAAGATGGGCGACGTCGATGTCGTGTTTCCCGAAGGATTGGCCGTGATGGTCGAAGCGCGTGTCAAGATCGGCTCGATGCGCCTGTTTGATCAGTCGAACACTGGCGGCGTGCTGTTCTTCCAGAGCCCAGGCTATGAGGAAGCGGAACGCAAGGTGCGGATGTTCGCAGAAGTGAATATCGGTGATCTCGATGTCAAACGAGCGTGA
- a CDS encoding response regulator: MSSHIRIVLVDDHDMVRQGIRTYLLTEADIEVVGEANTGEAAVELVERLQPDLVLMDLLMPGMDGVAATRAVLKARPQTKVLVLTSFVQDDKVLPALEAGASGYLLKTVLGDELVRSIRKVCAGDTVLEPVVAAKMLAALQKPKEQELGWLDALTEREQDVLRLLAQGLTNQAIGEQLFIGIKTVKTHVSNILAKLGVEDRTQAAIYALKNGLLEADEKKE; the protein is encoded by the coding sequence ATGAGTTCTCACATTCGAATTGTCTTGGTCGATGACCATGACATGGTACGGCAAGGCATCCGCACCTATCTGTTGACCGAGGCGGACATCGAAGTGGTCGGGGAGGCCAATACGGGTGAGGCGGCGGTGGAACTGGTTGAGCGCTTGCAGCCCGACCTCGTGCTGATGGACCTGCTGATGCCGGGCATGGATGGCGTGGCGGCGACCCGCGCCGTGTTAAAGGCCCGTCCGCAGACGAAGGTGCTGGTGCTGACTTCGTTTGTGCAAGATGATAAAGTGCTCCCCGCGCTGGAAGCGGGCGCGTCCGGGTACCTGTTGAAAACGGTGCTCGGCGATGAGCTTGTGCGATCGATCCGCAAAGTCTGCGCGGGCGATACGGTGCTCGAACCGGTGGTGGCAGCCAAGATGCTGGCCGCACTGCAAAAGCCGAAAGAACAGGAGCTAGGCTGGCTCGACGCGCTGACCGAACGCGAACAGGACGTGCTGCGCCTGTTGGCACAAGGTCTGACCAATCAAGCGATCGGCGAGCAGCTGTTCATCGGGATCAAGACGGTGAAGACGCACGTCAGCAACATTCTCGCTAAACTTGGCGTCGAGGATCGCACCCAAGCGGCGATCTACGCGCTGAAAAATGGATTGCTGGAAGCGGACGAGAAAAAGGAGTAA
- a CDS encoding HAMP domain-containing sensor histidine kinase, whose protein sequence is MSNEREATFRSIRWSMLFAFVRTSAAALAVFSGLVLLGVLVWNVVMENPLVPAHIWTNGLAGVLVVSALLSIVLVGGYSGFQESRTFRRRMRTFHEATLLWANGRLGHRVAVQEADDEMEELAAALNRMAERLEQQKSALERLVETNEQLYQQAVGAAALEERARLSRELHDSVSQQLFALGMTAGAASKLIELDVERARPLVAQTEEMAAKAQAEMRALLLHLRPVELEGRQLVEALERFLHDVCPRHAISYDLDVERGSRLSDGMESHLFRVVQEAVSNVIRHAKAKLLQVRLFTEGDVVVLIVRDDGVGFDPQAVRNGSYGLHSIRERVEEIGGRCEVRSSPDMGTEVRVTVQCLT, encoded by the coding sequence ATGTCAAACGAGCGTGAAGCGACGTTTCGCAGTATCCGCTGGTCGATGTTGTTCGCATTTGTGCGAACCTCGGCAGCGGCTCTTGCTGTTTTCAGCGGGCTGGTGCTCTTAGGCGTTCTGGTGTGGAATGTGGTGATGGAAAATCCGCTCGTTCCGGCGCACATCTGGACGAACGGACTGGCCGGGGTGTTGGTGGTCTCGGCACTGCTTTCGATCGTGCTGGTCGGTGGTTACTCCGGCTTTCAAGAGTCGAGAACCTTTCGCCGTCGGATGCGGACGTTTCATGAAGCGACGCTCCTCTGGGCCAACGGTCGACTCGGCCACCGCGTCGCCGTGCAGGAAGCGGACGATGAGATGGAAGAGTTGGCCGCTGCGCTCAACCGCATGGCAGAGCGCTTGGAGCAGCAAAAGAGCGCGTTGGAGCGGCTGGTCGAGACCAATGAGCAGCTCTATCAACAGGCGGTCGGAGCGGCGGCGCTGGAGGAGCGAGCCCGTTTGTCGCGGGAGTTGCATGATTCGGTGTCGCAGCAGTTGTTTGCGCTGGGCATGACGGCTGGCGCGGCCAGCAAGCTGATCGAGCTCGATGTCGAACGCGCCCGTCCATTGGTGGCCCAGACGGAGGAGATGGCCGCCAAAGCACAGGCGGAGATGCGCGCCTTGCTGTTGCATCTGCGCCCGGTGGAACTGGAAGGCAGACAGCTGGTGGAAGCGCTGGAACGCTTTTTGCACGATGTCTGCCCGCGCCATGCGATCTCCTATGATCTCGATGTGGAGCGGGGGAGCCGTCTGTCTGACGGCATGGAGTCCCATCTGTTTCGCGTCGTGCAGGAGGCGGTGTCCAACGTGATTCGCCATGCCAAGGCCAAGCTGTTGCAAGTGCGACTGTTTACCGAAGGGGATGTGGTCGTGTTGATCGTGCGCGATGACGGGGTGGGATTTGACCCGCAAGCGGTTCGCAACGGCTCGTACGGACTGCACAGCATCCGCGAACGCGTCGAGGAGATCGGCGGGCGCTGTGAAGTGCGATCATCGCCCGATATGGGGACCGAAGTGCGCGTGACCGTACAATGCTTGACCTGA